A stretch of Pseudomonas sp. LRP2-20 DNA encodes these proteins:
- a CDS encoding IlvD/Edd family dehydratase, with translation MTDTAKRPLRSQQWFDDPSHADMTALYVERYMNYGLTRDELQSGRPIIGIAQTGSDLTPCNRHHIELAQRVKAGIRDAGGIPMEFPVHPIAEQSRRPTAALDRNLAYLGLVEILHGYPLDGVVLTTGCDKTTPACLMAAATTDLPAIVLSGGPMLDGHHKGQLIGSGTVLWHARNLMAAGEIDYEGFMEMTTAASPSVGHCNTMGTALSMNALAEALGMSLPGCASIPAPYRERGQMAYATGRRICELVLQDVRPSSIMTREAFENAIAVASALGASSNCPPHLIAIARHMGIELSLDDWQRIGEDVPLLVNCMPAGKYLGEGFHRAGGVPAVMHELRKAGRLHEACATVSGKTIGEVVSDTVTSNREVILPFDAPLKHNAGFIVLSGNFFDSAIMKMSVVGEAFRKTYLAEPGKENSFEARAIVFEGPEDYHARIDDPSLDIDERCILVIRGAGTVGYPGSAEVVNMAPPAALIKQGIDSLPCLGDGRQSGTSASPSILNMSPEAAVGGGLALLQSNDWLRVDLNQRRVDLLVDDAEVARRRAAWKPNIPASQTPWQELYRQLVGQLSTGGCLEPATLHMRVIAREGGMPRHSH, from the coding sequence ATGACCGATACCGCGAAACGCCCGCTGCGCAGCCAGCAATGGTTCGACGACCCGAGCCACGCCGACATGACCGCGCTGTACGTCGAGCGTTACATGAACTACGGCCTGACCCGCGACGAGCTGCAGTCGGGCCGGCCGATCATCGGCATTGCCCAGACCGGCAGCGACCTCACCCCGTGCAACCGCCACCACATCGAACTGGCCCAGCGGGTCAAGGCCGGCATCCGCGATGCCGGGGGCATTCCCATGGAATTCCCGGTGCACCCGATTGCCGAGCAGAGCCGCCGCCCCACTGCCGCCCTGGACCGCAACCTGGCCTACCTGGGCCTGGTGGAAATCCTCCACGGCTACCCGCTGGACGGCGTGGTGCTGACCACCGGCTGCGACAAGACCACCCCGGCCTGCCTGATGGCCGCAGCCACCACCGACCTGCCGGCCATCGTGCTGTCGGGCGGGCCGATGCTCGACGGCCATCACAAAGGCCAGCTGATTGGCTCGGGCACAGTGCTTTGGCATGCCCGCAACCTGATGGCCGCCGGCGAAATCGACTACGAAGGTTTCATGGAAATGACCACGGCTGCCTCGCCGTCGGTGGGCCACTGCAACACCATGGGCACGGCGCTGTCGATGAACGCCCTGGCCGAGGCCCTGGGCATGTCGCTGCCGGGCTGCGCCAGCATCCCCGCGCCCTACCGTGAACGCGGGCAGATGGCCTATGCGACCGGCAGGCGCATTTGCGAATTGGTACTGCAGGACGTGCGCCCGTCCTCGATCATGACCCGCGAAGCCTTCGAAAACGCCATTGCCGTGGCCTCGGCACTGGGCGCCTCGAGCAACTGCCCACCGCACCTGATCGCCATCGCCCGGCACATGGGCATCGAGCTGTCGCTGGACGACTGGCAGCGCATCGGCGAGGACGTGCCGCTGCTGGTCAACTGCATGCCCGCCGGCAAGTACCTCGGCGAAGGCTTCCACCGCGCCGGCGGCGTACCGGCCGTGATGCATGAACTGCGCAAGGCCGGCCGCCTGCACGAGGCCTGTGCCACGGTCAGCGGCAAGACCATTGGCGAGGTGGTCAGCGATACCGTCACCAGCAACCGCGAGGTGATCCTGCCGTTCGACGCACCACTCAAGCACAACGCCGGCTTCATCGTGCTCAGCGGCAACTTCTTCGACAGCGCGATCATGAAGATGTCGGTGGTCGGCGAGGCCTTCCGCAAGACCTACCTGGCCGAGCCCGGCAAGGAGAACAGCTTCGAGGCCCGGGCCATCGTGTTCGAGGGCCCGGAGGACTACCACGCACGTATCGACGACCCGTCGCTGGACATCGACGAGCGCTGCATCCTGGTGATCCGCGGCGCCGGTACCGTGGGTTACCCAGGCAGCGCCGAAGTGGTCAACATGGCGCCCCCGGCCGCACTGATCAAGCAAGGCATCGACTCGCTGCCGTGCCTGGGCGACGGCCGCCAGAGCGGCACCTCGGCCAGCCCGTCGATCCTCAACATGTCGCCGGAAGCGGCGGTAGGTGGCGGCCTTGCGCTGTTGCAGAGCAACGACTGGCTGCGCGTGGACCTCAACCAGCGCCGCGTCGACCTGCTGGTGGACGATGCGGAAGTGGCACGCCGCCGCGCCGCCTGGAAGCCGAACATCCCGGCCTCGCAAACGCCTTGGCAGGAGCTCTACCGCCAGCTCGTGGGGCAGTTGTCCACGGGCGGCTGCCTGGAGCCGGCGACCCTGCACATGCGCGTGATCGCCCGGGAAGGCGGGATGCCGCGGCATTCCCATTGA
- a CDS encoding fumarylacetoacetate hydrolase family protein: MPITLTPANTLPADGLTGTLIGRAWTPGEPGGPSPITLRPDGVFDLSERFATLSQLLESENPLQAVRSTPGRFLGSLEALLGNSGEAFDANQPYLLAPVDLQVIKAAGVTFAASMIERVIEEQAAGDASKAEAVRATVHAVIGDNLRAVRPGSQQAMALKALLIEQGMWSQYLEVGIGPDAEVFTKAPVLAAVGSGSAIGVHPGSAWNNPEPEVVLAVDSRGRIHGATLGNDVNLRDFEGRSALLLSKAKDNNASCAVGPFIRLFDETFGLDAVRHCVVDLEVQGDDGYRLLGSSSMDQISRDPEELVRQTLNANHQYPDGFLLFLGTLFAPIEDRDQPGAGFTHKAGDRVRIASPLLGQLHNRVTTSDQAPPWTFGLGAMMRNLAARGLLHR, translated from the coding sequence ATGCCGATTACCCTCACTCCCGCCAACACATTGCCCGCGGACGGCCTGACCGGCACCCTGATCGGCCGCGCCTGGACCCCCGGCGAGCCTGGCGGCCCCTCCCCGATCACCTTGCGCCCCGACGGTGTGTTCGACCTGTCCGAGCGCTTTGCCACCCTCAGCCAGCTGCTTGAAAGCGAGAACCCGTTGCAGGCCGTGCGCAGCACCCCGGGCCGCTTCCTGGGCAGCCTTGAAGCGTTGCTGGGCAACAGCGGTGAAGCATTCGACGCCAACCAGCCCTACCTGCTTGCCCCGGTCGACCTGCAAGTGATCAAGGCGGCAGGCGTGACCTTCGCCGCCAGCATGATCGAGCGGGTGATCGAAGAGCAGGCCGCCGGTGACGCCAGCAAGGCCGAAGCGGTGCGCGCCACCGTGCATGCGGTGATCGGCGACAACCTGCGCGCGGTGCGCCCCGGCTCACAGCAGGCCATGGCCCTCAAGGCGCTGCTGATCGAGCAAGGCATGTGGTCGCAATACCTTGAAGTGGGCATCGGGCCGGATGCCGAGGTGTTCACCAAGGCCCCGGTGCTGGCGGCCGTCGGCAGTGGCAGCGCGATCGGGGTACACCCAGGCTCGGCATGGAACAACCCTGAGCCCGAGGTGGTGCTGGCAGTCGATAGCCGCGGGCGCATCCACGGCGCCACGCTGGGCAACGACGTCAACCTGCGCGATTTCGAAGGCCGCAGCGCGCTGCTGCTGAGCAAGGCCAAGGACAACAACGCCTCGTGCGCCGTCGGCCCGTTCATCCGCCTGTTCGACGAGACGTTCGGCCTGGACGCGGTGCGCCACTGCGTGGTCGACCTGGAAGTCCAGGGCGACGACGGCTACCGCCTGCTCGGCAGCAGCTCGATGGACCAGATCAGCCGCGACCCTGAAGAGCTGGTGCGCCAGACCCTCAACGCCAACCATCAATACCCCGACGGTTTCCTGCTGTTCCTTGGTACGCTGTTCGCCCCCATCGAGGACCGCGACCAGCCCGGCGCGGGGTTCACCCACAAGGCCGGTGACCGGGTGCGCATCGCCAGCCCGCTGCTCGGCCAGTTGCACAACCGGGTCACCACCAGCGACCAGGCACCGCCGTGGACTTTCGGCCTCGGCGCCATGATGCGCAACCTCGCCGCCCGCGGCCTGCTGCATCGCTAG
- a CDS encoding LysR family transcriptional regulator has product MSDLSFSHVCNWLKFRHLLLIETLGRTHNMHVAAQQMNLTQPAISKMLKEIEHLLGFALFERLPRSMPPTALGEQVLRYAQVALNDARNFVDQIDSLRQGGHGQLKVGGIFAATAVALPDAIVEIKQRKPLLAIEVVEQTSDHLMAMLEDKHLHLAVARFTDVSQQQRFDFQPLAPEPFCFVVNDQHPLSDIGPVTLPQLLEWPWILYPKGTPIRGRMERAFAEAGVAVPRNTIDTISMQTFLKVLLGGPMIGMLPQAMVEPHLASGVLVNLDTPLHLAPQDYGILTRKGEPLSGAALEFAEILLAHAGRGQGER; this is encoded by the coding sequence ATGTCGGACCTTTCCTTTTCCCACGTTTGCAACTGGCTCAAGTTCCGCCACCTGTTGCTGATCGAGACCCTCGGGCGCACGCACAACATGCACGTCGCGGCGCAGCAGATGAACCTGACCCAGCCGGCGATCAGCAAGATGCTCAAGGAAATCGAGCACCTGCTGGGTTTTGCCCTGTTCGAACGCCTGCCACGCAGCATGCCGCCCACGGCCCTGGGCGAGCAGGTGCTGCGCTATGCCCAGGTCGCCTTGAACGATGCGCGCAACTTCGTCGACCAGATCGACAGCCTGCGCCAGGGCGGGCACGGGCAGCTGAAGGTCGGTGGCATTTTTGCCGCCACTGCCGTGGCGCTGCCTGATGCCATCGTCGAGATCAAGCAGCGCAAGCCGTTGCTGGCGATCGAGGTGGTGGAGCAGACCAGCGACCACCTGATGGCCATGCTCGAAGACAAGCACCTGCACCTGGCCGTGGCCCGCTTCACCGACGTGTCCCAGCAGCAGCGTTTCGACTTCCAGCCGCTGGCGCCGGAACCGTTCTGTTTCGTGGTCAACGATCAGCATCCGTTGAGCGATATCGGGCCGGTTACCTTGCCGCAACTGCTGGAATGGCCGTGGATTCTCTACCCCAAGGGCACCCCGATTCGCGGGCGCATGGAGCGGGCGTTCGCCGAGGCTGGCGTGGCGGTGCCGCGCAACACCATCGATACCATCTCCATGCAGACCTTCCTCAAGGTGCTGCTGGGCGGGCCGATGATCGGCATGTTGCCCCAGGCGATGGTCGAGCCGCACCTGGCCAGCGGTGTGCTGGTCAACCTCGACACCCCGCTGCACCTGGCGCCTCAGGACTACGGCATCCTCACCCGCAAGGGCGAGCCGTTGAGCGGGGCGGCCCTGGAGTTTGCCGAAATCCTGCTGGCCCACGCGGGCCGTGGGCAAGGGGAGCGATAA
- a CDS encoding aldehyde dehydrogenase (NADP(+)) — protein MTSHAGQQFIGGVRRATGQAALYSVDARTGQPLPGAFHQASDEEVDAAALAAAAAYPAYRALPAARRAEFLDAIADALDALGEAFIATVCQETALPPARIHGERARTSGQLRLFATVLRRGDFVGARIDRAQPQRTPLPRLDIRQCRMGLGPVAVFGASNFPLAFSTAGGDTAAALAAGCPVVFKAHSGHMATAQWVAEAIVAAAERCAMPAGVFNMIYGGRVGEALVKHPAIQAVGFTGSLKGGRALCDMAAARPQPIPVFAEMSSINPVLVLPGALAQRGEAVARELAASVVLGCGQFCTNPGLVLGVRSPAFSAFVEHLAAQMAEQPPQTMLNAGTLASYAHGVATLKAHAGVRLLAGAEQQGDQAWPQLFQADAQLLLGGEALLQEEIFGPATVVVELADQAQLLAALHALGGQLTATLIGEPDDLANAAPLVALLEQKAGRVLVNGYPTGVEVCDAMVHGGPFPATSDSRGTSVGTLAIDRFLRPVCYQNFPDALLPEALRDANPLGLLRLVDGQPSRDPIR, from the coding sequence ATGACGTCCCACGCAGGCCAGCAATTCATCGGCGGGGTTCGCCGCGCCACCGGTCAGGCGGCCTTGTACAGTGTCGATGCGCGTACCGGGCAGCCTCTGCCAGGCGCGTTCCACCAGGCCAGTGACGAAGAAGTCGATGCCGCAGCGCTGGCGGCAGCAGCTGCCTATCCCGCGTACCGGGCCTTGCCCGCCGCCCGCCGCGCCGAGTTTCTCGACGCGATCGCAGACGCACTCGATGCCCTGGGGGAGGCCTTCATCGCTACCGTTTGCCAGGAAACGGCCTTGCCGCCAGCGCGTATCCACGGTGAACGGGCCCGTACCAGTGGCCAGTTGAGGCTGTTCGCCACGGTGTTGCGCCGCGGTGATTTCGTCGGCGCGCGCATCGACCGTGCACAGCCCCAGCGTACCCCGCTGCCGCGCCTGGACATCCGCCAGTGCCGCATGGGTCTGGGGCCGGTCGCGGTGTTCGGTGCCAGCAACTTCCCCCTGGCGTTTTCCACCGCCGGCGGCGACACCGCCGCGGCGCTGGCCGCCGGCTGCCCGGTGGTGTTCAAGGCCCACAGCGGCCATATGGCCACGGCGCAGTGGGTGGCCGAGGCCATTGTTGCTGCCGCTGAGCGCTGTGCCATGCCGGCTGGGGTGTTCAACATGATCTACGGTGGCCGGGTCGGTGAGGCGCTGGTCAAGCACCCGGCCATCCAGGCCGTGGGCTTCACCGGCTCGCTCAAGGGCGGCCGTGCCCTGTGCGACATGGCGGCGGCGCGGCCGCAGCCGATCCCGGTGTTCGCCGAAATGAGCAGCATCAACCCCGTGCTGGTGCTGCCTGGGGCGCTGGCCCAGCGCGGTGAGGCCGTGGCCCGCGAACTGGCCGCATCGGTGGTGCTGGGCTGCGGGCAGTTCTGCACCAACCCAGGCCTGGTGTTGGGGGTTCGCTCGCCAGCATTCAGCGCCTTTGTCGAGCACCTGGCGGCGCAGATGGCCGAGCAGCCGCCACAGACCATGCTCAATGCCGGCACCCTGGCAAGCTATGCCCACGGCGTGGCCACGCTCAAGGCCCATGCCGGTGTGCGCCTGCTGGCCGGTGCCGAGCAGCAGGGCGACCAGGCCTGGCCGCAGCTGTTCCAGGCGGATGCGCAGTTGTTGCTGGGTGGCGAAGCGCTGCTGCAGGAGGAAATCTTCGGCCCGGCCACCGTGGTGGTCGAGCTTGCCGACCAGGCCCAGTTGCTGGCGGCGCTGCATGCGCTGGGCGGGCAACTGACGGCCACGCTGATCGGCGAGCCCGACGACCTTGCCAACGCTGCGCCACTGGTGGCATTGCTGGAACAGAAGGCCGGCCGCGTGCTGGTCAACGGTTACCCGACCGGCGTCGAGGTGTGCGATGCCATGGTTCATGGCGGCCCGTTCCCGGCCACTTCCGACAGCCGTGGCACCTCGGTCGGCACCTTGGCGATCGACCGCTTCCTGCGCCCGGTGTGCTACCAGAACTTCCCCGATGCGTTGCTGCCCGAGGCGCTGCGCGATGCCAACCCGCTGGGGCTGCTGCGCCTGGTCGACGGCCAGCCCAGCCGAGACCCGATCCGCTGA
- a CDS encoding MFS transporter, protein MPRGLAMAHHSVAPTHDQAFEDRTYRKVILRILPILLLCYIAAYLDRVNIGFAKLSMLDDLQFSNTVYALGASVFFWGYFLFEVPSNLLLHRYGARFWIARIMLSWAIISMAVAFTQPLAGFFHIESSTMFYVLRFLLGICEAGFFPGVILYLNYWFPTHRQSRVMSGFLMAMPVSLTLGGVLSGWLMTSLDGWHEMAGWQWMLLIEGVPSVIMAVVVFTCLCDNIDKATWLSDAQKQLLKANLQQEAHGKVSRLGEVFFNPRVWLLVLILLTFNTGFYGLAFWMPSIIKSAGVTSSLEIGLLTAIPYSVAIIAMFLNARHSNRTGERRWHAAIPAFIGGCGLILSAAFAHDVTLSILFLTVAASGVLSLMPIYWTLPGTVLSGVAAAAGIGMINAIGNLSGFTGSMITAMAETLTGNINDGTYVLGLCLFISGLLILAIPAGMLTRSGAEPRKPLELKAA, encoded by the coding sequence ATGCCAAGAGGCTTGGCCATGGCTCATCACTCTGTCGCCCCCACCCACGATCAGGCGTTTGAAGATCGCACCTACCGCAAGGTCATCCTGCGTATCTTGCCGATCCTGCTGCTGTGCTACATCGCCGCCTACCTTGACCGGGTCAATATCGGCTTTGCCAAGCTGAGCATGCTCGACGACCTGCAGTTCAGCAACACGGTCTATGCCCTTGGCGCCAGCGTGTTCTTCTGGGGCTACTTCCTGTTCGAGGTGCCCAGCAACCTGCTGCTGCATCGCTACGGCGCGCGCTTCTGGATCGCGCGGATCATGCTGAGCTGGGCCATCATCTCGATGGCGGTGGCCTTCACTCAGCCATTGGCCGGGTTCTTCCACATAGAGTCCAGCACCATGTTCTACGTGCTGCGCTTTTTGCTGGGCATCTGCGAAGCCGGTTTCTTTCCTGGGGTGATCCTCTACCTCAACTACTGGTTTCCGACCCATCGGCAAAGCCGGGTCATGTCGGGCTTTCTGATGGCAATGCCGGTCAGCCTCACCCTCGGTGGCGTGCTGTCGGGCTGGCTGATGACGAGCCTGGATGGCTGGCATGAAATGGCGGGCTGGCAGTGGATGCTGCTGATCGAGGGTGTGCCTTCGGTGATCATGGCCGTGGTGGTGTTCACCTGCCTGTGCGACAACATCGACAAGGCCACCTGGCTGTCGGATGCGCAGAAGCAGCTGCTCAAGGCCAACCTGCAGCAAGAGGCGCACGGCAAGGTCTCGCGCTTGGGCGAGGTGTTCTTCAACCCGCGGGTGTGGTTGCTGGTACTGATCCTGCTGACCTTCAACACCGGCTTCTATGGCCTGGCGTTCTGGATGCCGTCGATCATCAAGAGCGCGGGCGTGACCAGCAGCCTGGAGATCGGCCTGCTGACCGCCATTCCCTACAGCGTGGCGATCATTGCCATGTTCCTCAACGCACGCCACTCCAACCGCACCGGTGAGCGCCGCTGGCATGCCGCGATTCCGGCGTTCATCGGTGGCTGCGGCCTGATCCTCAGCGCCGCGTTCGCCCATGATGTGACGCTGTCGATCCTGTTCCTGACGGTGGCGGCCTCGGGTGTGCTGAGCCTGATGCCGATCTACTGGACACTGCCGGGCACGGTGTTGTCGGGTGTCGCGGCGGCGGCGGGCATCGGCATGATCAATGCCATCGGCAACCTGTCGGGCTTCACCGGCTCGATGATCACGGCAATGGCAGAGACCCTGACCGGTAACATCAACGACGGCACCTACGTGCTGGGCCTGTGCCTGTTCATCAGCGGCTTGCTGATCCTGGCGATCCCCGCTGGCATGCTCACGCGCTCGGGCGCCGAGCCGCGCAAGCCACTGGAGCTCAAAGCAGCTTGA